The Herminiimonas arsenitoxidans genome window below encodes:
- a CDS encoding methyl-accepting chemotaxis protein — MFRNKNKSFPRWLTRAATLLTAVAAGVGLALGTWQLTDSTLALPWLLLITALVSAGLLDVLHHRGGGKSLDFVNKVGSEIDHIMIGAAETSFFVDSIKNKIAQDVQAANGIVAGSEQNASTTEQIAANAERASQVAAEVRTESVAGRAEVNLGLEQISKARDDAQAASEMMRVLQDKSRRIHGITEVISEIAARTNLLALNAAIEAARAGEHGRGFAVVAGEVRQLAQRTKEATDDIGSMVSAINVEAERATAGMHALSSKVMEASQNVERVHGFLGNIERAASSSEEEIQQIAQASREHVETTHRIAAAILKIRDGMLATDTELPRVAASAMALSERAEVVYDAIAESGAATQHDQIRLVASEAARQIGTMFEQAIANGRITREALFDRQYRPLVNTSPPKHTTQFDAFTDRVLPEIQEPILNAMPQLAYAGAVDDNGYFPTHNRKFSKPLTGDYDVDLVNNRTKRIFTDRTGKRCGSNTKPFLLQTYKRDTGEVMHDLSVPIYVYGKHWGGFRIGYRSSSVELAQPAAVVTIASPSAVRAPLRVADRAEVKQPQVARISARRS, encoded by the coding sequence ATGTTCAGGAATAAAAACAAAAGTTTTCCCCGATGGCTAACACGGGCTGCGACGCTGTTAACAGCAGTCGCTGCGGGAGTCGGATTAGCGCTCGGCACCTGGCAATTAACTGACAGCACATTGGCATTACCTTGGCTGCTGTTGATAACCGCATTGGTCAGCGCCGGCTTGCTCGATGTGCTGCATCATCGCGGCGGTGGCAAGAGCCTGGACTTTGTTAACAAGGTAGGCAGCGAAATTGATCACATCATGATCGGTGCTGCCGAGACTTCTTTTTTCGTCGATTCAATCAAGAACAAAATTGCGCAAGATGTACAGGCAGCTAATGGCATCGTTGCCGGCTCAGAACAAAATGCCAGCACCACTGAACAAATTGCCGCCAATGCTGAGCGTGCATCACAAGTTGCTGCCGAAGTACGCACCGAAAGCGTCGCTGGCCGTGCTGAAGTCAATCTGGGACTAGAACAAATCAGTAAGGCGCGCGATGATGCACAAGCAGCATCAGAAATGATGCGCGTACTACAAGACAAATCGCGCCGCATTCATGGCATCACTGAAGTCATCAGCGAAATTGCTGCTCGCACCAATCTGCTGGCACTCAATGCTGCCATCGAAGCGGCTCGTGCCGGAGAACATGGCCGAGGTTTTGCCGTGGTTGCTGGCGAAGTGCGACAACTGGCGCAGCGAACCAAGGAGGCAACCGATGATATCGGCTCCATGGTAAGCGCCATCAATGTCGAGGCAGAACGAGCCACTGCCGGCATGCATGCACTCAGTAGCAAGGTGATGGAAGCTTCGCAGAACGTAGAACGGGTACATGGATTTCTTGGCAATATCGAGCGTGCCGCTAGCAGCTCCGAAGAAGAGATACAACAAATTGCACAAGCCTCGCGTGAACATGTAGAAACCACTCATAGAATTGCAGCAGCCATTCTGAAAATCCGCGACGGCATGCTGGCGACAGATACAGAATTGCCGCGCGTTGCGGCATCAGCGATGGCCTTGTCGGAACGTGCCGAAGTAGTTTACGACGCAATCGCCGAAAGCGGAGCAGCTACCCAGCACGATCAGATCCGTCTCGTTGCAAGCGAGGCAGCACGTCAAATTGGAACGATGTTTGAACAAGCCATCGCTAACGGACGTATCACTCGCGAAGCGTTGTTTGACCGTCAGTATCGGCCATTAGTGAATACGTCACCGCCCAAGCACACGACTCAATTCGACGCTTTCACAGATCGTGTTTTACCGGAGATACAAGAACCAATACTGAATGCGATGCCGCAACTGGCTTATGCCGGGGCCGTCGATGACAACGGTTACTTCCCTACCCATAACCGGAAATTTTCCAAGCCACTGACCGGCGACTACGATGTCGATCTGGTGAATAACCGCACCAAACGCATCTTCACCGATCGCACCGGCAAGCGCTGCGGCTCGAATACCAAACCGTTCTTATTGCAGACTTATAAGCGCGATACCGGCGAAGTCATGCACGATTTATCCGTGCCTATTTATGTGTATGGAAAACACTGGGGTGGCTTTCGCATCGGCTACCGTTCCAGTTCGGTAGAGCT